The Legionellales bacterium genome contains a region encoding:
- a CDS encoding tetratricopeptide repeat protein — protein MMKKLLLISLLFIALNAQAFTWQDLWLRRDQQGIRALRNGDPRQAAQLFQSIPWQGVAEYQAGNFNHASKKFSQQKTSDGYYNQGNSLAQLKDYDGAIAAYDKAIQLNPNNHDAIYNRDLLKKLQQQQQQAANSSSAQQANPHPTHSKNQQHAPSSNLSHSAESHSAAKPTDKTQDPSSLPNPPQELANKTDPNATNKVEQIISQREQQQATQQWLRRIPDEPGSLLKQIFWQEYRKRLEAGGHA, from the coding sequence ATGATGAAAAAATTATTGCTTATCTCATTATTATTTATCGCGCTAAACGCCCAAGCTTTTACTTGGCAAGATTTATGGCTTAGGCGCGATCAACAAGGTATTCGCGCTTTAAGAAATGGTGATCCTCGTCAAGCTGCGCAGTTATTTCAATCTATCCCCTGGCAAGGCGTTGCAGAATATCAAGCAGGAAATTTTAATCACGCTAGCAAAAAATTTTCGCAACAAAAAACCAGCGATGGTTATTATAATCAAGGTAACAGCTTAGCGCAGCTAAAAGATTACGATGGCGCTATTGCAGCTTATGATAAAGCCATTCAATTAAATCCTAATAATCACGATGCTATTTATAATCGAGATTTATTAAAAAAATTACAACAACAGCAGCAACAGGCTGCAAATTCGTCATCCGCGCAGCAAGCAAATCCACATCCGACTCATTCAAAAAATCAGCAACACGCGCCGTCGTCGAACCTATCACATTCAGCAGAGTCTCACTCTGCGGCGAAGCCCACTGATAAAACTCAAGATCCTTCCTCTTTGCCAAATCCACCCCAAGAACTTGCGAATAAAACAGACCCAAACGCTACAAACAAAGTAGAGCAAATTATTTCACAACGTGAGCAGCAACAAGCCACGCAACAATGGCTACGCCGAATTCCCGATGAACCCGGTAGTTTATTAAAACAAATTTTTTGGCAAGAATATCGTAAACGCCTAGAAGCAGGAGGCCACGCGTGA
- a CDS encoding protein BatD produces MKKYLLLAILLWIIPTFALNLTASIDRNTINLGETFILTLTTDDQNSPAPQLQGLEKDFTILAQAKNSQVAVTNDHVEAKTAWIIQLQPKNIGNLTIPSITVGNQATKPIEIKVNKNTTTLNTNDDLIIKNTINLQSAYVQQQILYQVELYATSALANAWQDAKLTPPQANDMIVQQLGNYHYHQTTLNGKQYLVATVNYALFPQKSGTYTITPPQFHGNAIVSPSSQQLQQSLFNNTPFYSTSIKPLAARGKEITIDVQPQPAAFTGKTWLPAQQLSVEESWSSSPQHLKIGQPITRTITIKAIGLTAEQLPSLPTAAFDHVNSYPDLPQLQTQPSAQGVIGSRSEKWVYVPTQAGKINLPAITLPWWNTNTNQLEIAQIPAYTLTVSGQAATTALPAPSNHSAISTVTPSQKPAFTTHKINSLSASWSIWIAMLFAGLWLVTLGLWLFSRRKKSHNPSPTSDVVSLKASRAKIKQACYQQNPQQLKEALIAWAQARWHKKQLLSLGQINEKIGDDPLAEEIKRLDYVLYSGGKMTWDGQHFWKIFINYIRQHKILKKKSAKPSLPLLYPKK; encoded by the coding sequence ATGAAAAAATATCTCTTACTCGCGATTTTATTATGGATCATCCCTACCTTTGCTCTTAATCTAACCGCGAGTATCGATCGCAATACCATTAATCTTGGTGAAACGTTTATCCTAACCCTCACTACCGATGATCAAAATTCCCCCGCACCACAATTGCAGGGATTAGAAAAAGATTTTACGATTTTAGCGCAAGCCAAAAATAGTCAAGTAGCGGTCACCAACGATCACGTTGAAGCAAAAACTGCGTGGATAATTCAACTACAACCTAAAAATATCGGTAATTTAACCATCCCGAGCATTACTGTTGGCAATCAAGCCACCAAACCCATCGAGATTAAGGTTAATAAAAATACCACCACTCTTAATACTAACGATGACCTTATAATAAAAAATACGATTAATCTGCAATCTGCTTATGTTCAGCAACAAATTCTTTATCAAGTTGAATTATACGCAACTTCCGCTTTGGCCAATGCTTGGCAAGATGCGAAATTAACTCCCCCCCAAGCCAATGATATGATCGTTCAACAATTAGGAAATTATCACTATCATCAAACAACATTAAATGGAAAACAATATTTAGTAGCGACTGTTAATTATGCTTTATTTCCGCAAAAAAGCGGCACCTATACGATTACGCCGCCGCAATTTCATGGCAATGCTATTGTGTCTCCGAGTTCTCAACAATTACAACAATCGTTATTTAATAATACGCCATTTTATTCCACGAGTATTAAACCGCTAGCAGCACGGGGTAAAGAAATAACTATCGATGTGCAACCTCAACCCGCAGCATTCACGGGTAAAACCTGGTTGCCAGCGCAACAATTAAGTGTGGAAGAATCTTGGTCTTCCTCACCGCAACACTTAAAAATAGGCCAACCCATCACACGCACGATTACGATAAAAGCCATCGGCTTAACCGCAGAGCAATTACCAAGCTTACCCACAGCCGCATTTGATCACGTCAATAGTTATCCTGATTTACCCCAGTTGCAAACTCAACCTTCCGCGCAAGGTGTGATAGGCAGCCGTAGTGAAAAATGGGTATACGTGCCCACGCAAGCGGGAAAAATTAATTTACCCGCAATTACTCTTCCTTGGTGGAATACCAACACTAATCAACTCGAAATCGCACAAATTCCCGCCTATACCTTAACCGTTAGTGGCCAAGCAGCAACCACTGCATTGCCTGCGCCAAGTAATCATTCAGCGATATCCACCGTGACACCTTCGCAAAAACCCGCATTCACGACACATAAAATAAATTCTCTATCGGCATCGTGGAGTATCTGGATTGCGATGCTATTTGCCGGTTTATGGCTAGTCACACTGGGATTATGGCTTTTTAGTCGAAGAAAAAAATCGCATAACCCTTCACCCACCTCCGACGTCGTCAGTTTAAAAGCCTCACGTGCGAAAATTAAACAAGCCTGTTATCAACAAAATCCCCAGCAATTAAAAGAAGCATTAATTGCCTGGGCACAAGCACGTTGGCATAAAAAACAACTGTTAAGTTTAGGGCAAATAAATGAAAAAATTGGAGATGATCCATTAGCCGAAGAAATAAAACGCCTGGATTATGTCTTATATTCTGGCGGAAAAATGACGTGGGATGGTCAACACTTTTGGAAAATTTTTATTAATTATATTCGTCAACATAAAATTTTAAAAAAGAAATCCGCTAAACCGAGTTTACCGTTACTGTATCCTAAAAAATAA
- a CDS encoding N-formylglutamate amidohydrolase — protein sequence MKYRVILTCEHATNAMPKSFQSLFSQTFLNSHRGIDKGAKALFMYLAKHLKCYAKAATMSRLLIDLNRSLDNPQLFHSAVMKLGEKIPEKIIQRYYLPYRSEIENHIQAILTQGEGVIHLSIHSFTPILRGVKRETDIGLLFDPKRSGERDFCQNLRRHLQRQITNTIHFNSPYQGTSDGFTTHLRQTLPPEHYLGIEIEMNQRLVKQTPRNQLRLFQAIAESVAVGLAKIQA from the coding sequence ATGAAATATCGAGTTATTTTAACCTGTGAACATGCTACCAATGCGATGCCTAAATCTTTTCAGTCACTGTTTTCGCAAACTTTTTTAAACAGTCATCGAGGGATTGATAAGGGTGCAAAAGCATTATTTATGTATTTAGCAAAGCATTTAAAGTGTTATGCTAAAGCCGCAACAATGAGTCGGTTGCTCATCGATTTAAATCGTTCGTTGGATAATCCGCAATTATTTCATTCAGCAGTAATGAAATTAGGAGAAAAAATCCCAGAAAAAATTATTCAGCGTTACTATTTACCTTATCGTTCAGAAATTGAAAATCACATCCAAGCGATTTTAACTCAAGGTGAAGGCGTTATTCATTTATCAATCCACAGTTTTACTCCTATTCTGCGTGGCGTTAAGCGCGAAACCGATATTGGATTATTGTTTGATCCAAAGCGTTCTGGTGAACGGGATTTTTGTCAAAACCTCCGCCGCCATTTGCAGCGGCAAATTACTAATACCATCCATTTTAATTCTCCGTATCAAGGTACCAGCGATGGCTTCACTACTCATTTACGCCAAACTTTGCCCCCAGAACATTATTTAGGAATTGAAATTGAAATGAATCAACGCTTAGTCAAACAAACACCGCGTAATCAGCTCAGATTATTTCAAGCCATTGCCGAGAGTGTGGCGGTTGGTTTAGCAAAAATCCAAGCTTAA
- a CDS encoding glutamate--cysteine ligase produces MTQKLGLFSAVGVEIEYMLVDPQSLNIKPNCDLILEKIAGEITDEVECGEIGISNELVRHVIELKMSSPQPLTENTHQQFHRTVTEVLNPVLAEFNTTLMPSGAHPWLIPDHTIELWPHGNKEIYQAYDKIFGCHGHGFANLQSIHLNLPFANDEEFYRLHSAIRIILPLIPALCASTPFLEGKSTQLADSRLYCYKNNQKKIPIISGNIIPEFVTSENDYHDKILNKIYQALQPLDPEKILQHEWVNSRGAIARFERDAIEIRLMDSQECPLADLTCVAIINGILHYLIDTTDQFLCSPCDTIVLKNLLDEATKLGMQAHCDDKKYLQQFGLAQKNIQQFKALLDKLIEQASHYIAPLYLQTAEKILKHGNLSARLLKAAGKTITVTQLREVYSKTLQCLQANELFMP; encoded by the coding sequence ATGACACAGAAATTAGGCTTATTTTCCGCAGTGGGTGTTGAAATTGAGTATATGCTCGTTGATCCACAATCATTAAACATTAAACCCAACTGTGATTTAATTTTAGAAAAAATTGCTGGTGAAATAACCGATGAAGTAGAGTGTGGCGAAATTGGTATTAGCAATGAATTAGTTCGCCATGTTATCGAATTAAAAATGAGTTCGCCACAACCTTTAACGGAAAATACCCATCAACAATTTCATCGCACAGTAACAGAAGTATTGAACCCCGTATTAGCAGAGTTTAATACCACATTAATGCCTAGTGGCGCGCATCCTTGGCTTATTCCCGATCACACGATTGAATTATGGCCGCATGGCAATAAAGAAATTTATCAAGCTTACGATAAAATTTTTGGTTGTCATGGACACGGATTTGCTAACTTGCAAAGTATTCATTTAAATTTACCGTTTGCCAATGATGAAGAATTTTATCGTTTACATAGTGCGATCCGCATTATTTTGCCTTTAATTCCAGCATTATGTGCGAGCACACCGTTTTTAGAAGGAAAATCAACGCAATTAGCAGATAGTCGGTTGTACTGTTATAAAAACAATCAGAAAAAAATCCCAATTATTTCCGGCAATATCATTCCAGAATTTGTCACCTCAGAGAATGATTATCACGATAAAATTTTAAATAAAATTTATCAAGCCCTTCAACCACTTGATCCAGAAAAAATATTACAACATGAGTGGGTCAATTCGCGTGGTGCCATTGCCCGGTTTGAACGGGATGCGATTGAAATTCGCTTAATGGATTCACAAGAGTGTCCTTTAGCAGATTTAACTTGTGTGGCCATCATCAACGGTATTTTGCATTATTTAATCGATACTACCGATCAGTTTTTGTGTTCGCCTTGCGATACTATAGTATTAAAAAATCTGTTAGATGAAGCAACAAAACTGGGCATGCAAGCCCATTGTGATGATAAAAAATATTTACAACAATTTGGTTTAGCGCAGAAAAATATTCAGCAATTTAAAGCATTGCTTGATAAACTCATTGAACAAGCCAGTCATTATATTGCGCCGCTCTATCTACAAACGGCTGAAAAAATTCTTAAGCATGGTAATTTAAGCGCACGTTTATTAAAAGCTGCTGGAAAAACTATAACCGTAACCCAGTTGCGAGAAGTGTACAGTAAAACTCTGCAATGTTTGCAGGCTAATGAGTTATTCATGCCATGA
- a CDS encoding RimK family protein, whose translation MKTILVTDKPDFWEFARDFTEIVEAQDYLTNEKYIKHRTLRVINLCKSYRYQSLGYYVSLLAQARGHKIIPSALSIQDLKSNSLSTALFDTIIDDAQHSLAKIKSDEFHLSIYFGKNLAKHYEHLCRQLHYLFPAPLIRVVFVRRKLWVMKKVSIITINDVPENHREFLQEAAKDYFSKKRFHSPNKKNTVFDLALLINREEQNPPSDKGAIQKFVRAGEHLGIHVDIIEHDDYRYIGEYDGLFIRETTAVNHHTYRFARRAAADGLVVIDDPQSILKCANKVYLAELLAKHKIRTPKTIILHKHNWQTIIQEIGFPCILKLPAGAFSLGVTKAESFEEYSVYVKEFFATSDLIIAQAYMPTAFDWRIGIFDNKPIFACRYYMAKDHWQIYNWKDEKETMGDFDAVSVFEAPKNVINTALRASKAIGDGLYGVDLKEMNKEVYVIEVNDNPNIDANIEDSVSGDELYTVIMNGFLNRMRKAKGYL comes from the coding sequence ATGAAGACTATACTTGTTACTGACAAACCCGATTTTTGGGAGTTTGCACGGGATTTTACCGAAATAGTCGAGGCACAAGATTATTTAACCAATGAAAAATACATCAAGCATCGCACTCTGCGGGTAATCAATTTATGCAAATCTTATCGCTATCAAAGCTTAGGCTATTATGTTTCTCTTTTAGCTCAGGCCCGTGGTCATAAAATTATTCCTTCGGCACTCTCAATTCAAGATTTAAAAAGTAATTCGTTATCTACCGCACTATTTGATACCATTATTGATGACGCTCAACACTCACTAGCAAAAATTAAATCCGATGAATTCCACTTAAGCATTTATTTTGGGAAAAATTTAGCAAAACATTACGAACATTTGTGTCGACAACTTCATTATTTGTTTCCAGCGCCATTAATCCGTGTTGTGTTTGTGCGGCGAAAATTATGGGTAATGAAAAAAGTGAGTATTATTACCATTAACGATGTTCCAGAAAATCATCGCGAATTTTTGCAAGAAGCTGCAAAAGACTATTTTAGTAAAAAACGTTTTCATTCGCCTAATAAAAAAAATACCGTGTTTGATTTGGCATTACTCATTAATCGTGAAGAGCAAAACCCACCCTCAGACAAAGGTGCCATTCAAAAATTTGTCAGGGCAGGGGAGCATTTGGGAATTCATGTCGATATCATAGAGCACGATGATTATCGTTATATCGGTGAATACGATGGCTTATTTATTCGCGAAACCACAGCGGTTAATCATCATACCTATCGTTTTGCGCGCCGAGCTGCAGCCGATGGTTTAGTGGTGATAGACGATCCACAATCTATTTTAAAATGTGCCAATAAAGTTTATTTAGCAGAATTATTAGCAAAACATAAAATTCGCACACCAAAAACCATTATTTTACATAAACACAATTGGCAGACTATCATTCAAGAAATTGGATTTCCTTGTATTTTGAAATTACCGGCTGGCGCTTTTTCTTTAGGCGTGACTAAAGCCGAATCTTTTGAAGAATATTCAGTCTATGTCAAAGAATTTTTTGCAACATCAGATTTAATTATTGCACAAGCCTATATGCCAACCGCATTTGATTGGCGAATTGGCATTTTCGATAACAAGCCTATTTTCGCTTGTCGTTACTATATGGCGAAAGATCATTGGCAAATTTATAATTGGAAAGATGAAAAAGAAACCATGGGAGATTTCGATGCGGTTTCTGTATTTGAAGCGCCTAAAAATGTGATTAACACCGCGTTACGTGCGAGTAAAGCAATTGGTGATGGCTTATATGGCGTTGATTTAAAAGAAATGAATAAAGAAGTTTACGTGATTGAAGTAAACGATAATCCTAATATTGATGCCAATATCGAAGATTCAGTCAGTGGCGATGAATTATATACCGTGATTATGAATGGGTTTTTAAATCGAATGCGTAAAGCAAAAGGTTATTTATAA
- a CDS encoding C39 family peptidase: MIPIQIQTQPDDETCGPTSLHAVYRHYGDNISLDEVIKQVKKARNGGTLPAYLACHALDRNYRVTAYVYNINIFDPTWFDRRTHRTENKDLLKKLHQQKKYLTYRRDIEASNAYIKMLRKGGEIRFQDLNLTLLECLFAQKKPILTGLSATYLYQSPRERTNRKGESIYDDIRGDPCGHFVILCGIDDEGRNLVVADPHRTNPISKNNYYKVTRSRLINSIMLGVLTYDSNLLIISPKDKYEDYTCY; the protein is encoded by the coding sequence ATGATACCGATTCAAATACAAACTCAACCTGACGATGAGACTTGCGGTCCTACCAGCCTACATGCCGTTTATCGTCATTATGGCGATAATATTTCCCTAGACGAGGTGATTAAACAAGTAAAAAAAGCGCGAAATGGCGGCACCTTACCGGCGTATTTAGCGTGTCATGCACTTGATCGAAATTATCGGGTCACTGCTTACGTTTATAATATCAATATTTTTGATCCGACCTGGTTTGATAGGCGTACCCATCGTACCGAAAATAAAGATCTCTTAAAAAAACTTCATCAACAAAAAAAATATCTGACCTATCGCCGCGATATCGAAGCCTCAAATGCCTATATTAAAATGTTGCGTAAAGGTGGTGAAATCCGTTTTCAGGATTTAAATTTAACGCTACTAGAATGTCTATTTGCTCAAAAGAAACCAATACTCACGGGGTTAAGCGCAACCTATCTTTATCAATCGCCACGTGAACGTACAAATCGTAAAGGTGAATCAATCTACGATGATATTCGCGGCGATCCTTGTGGGCATTTTGTGATTTTATGCGGAATTGACGATGAAGGCCGCAATCTTGTTGTCGCCGATCCGCATCGCACGAATCCAATTTCTAAAAATAATTACTATAAAGTTACGCGTTCACGTTTAATTAATTCAATTATGTTAGGTGTATTAACCTACGATTCAAACTTATTAATTATCTCGCCGAAGGATAAATATGAAGACTATACTTGTTACTGA
- a CDS encoding GNAT family N-acetyltransferase gives MTTVAKTHLIIRQATIHDVAAIRELVKHVYPNVSPYSHEALRSHMNHYPQGQFVAEFNGKIVGYCATFKIQGALALQPHTWESITGQGFAAHHDNHGDYLYAMEVCVDQSYRGLRIGNRLYQARQKLCKSENLKGIISGGRIPGFSRQRKKYATADDYVNAVINKEIKDKTLSFQLRNGFECIGVLKNYLPSDKESAGFASHIIWHNQDRVESDLKQSRKVRGRSVDTIRISCVQYKQRAVRSFAEFAQHVEYFVDVVADYYADFVLFPELFTLQLLSIENQKLKPEESIITLTNYTEQFKSMMTQLAVSYNINIIGGSHPTKIGEDIYNISYVFLRDGSIYEQAKIHPTPNERYWWNVKGANQLVAIPTDCGTIGVLICYDSEFPELGRHLINQGARILFIPFCTDERQSYLRVRYCAQARAVENQCYVAMAGNVGNLPGVENMDIQYAQSCILTPCDFPFSRDGIAADTTPNVEMVSFADLSLKSLDIARANGTVLNLKDRRNDLYQVTWKHLAKS, from the coding sequence ATGACTACAGTAGCAAAAACTCATTTAATTATTCGTCAAGCAACCATTCATGATGTTGCGGCAATTCGCGAATTGGTCAAACATGTTTATCCTAATGTGTCCCCTTATTCACATGAAGCGTTGCGCAGTCACATGAATCATTATCCGCAAGGCCAATTTGTCGCAGAATTTAACGGTAAAATCGTGGGATATTGCGCAACGTTTAAAATTCAAGGTGCATTAGCATTGCAACCACACACCTGGGAGTCAATCACCGGTCAAGGTTTTGCAGCACATCATGATAATCACGGCGATTATTTATACGCTATGGAAGTTTGCGTTGATCAATCTTATCGTGGGTTACGTATTGGCAATCGCTTGTATCAAGCACGGCAAAAATTATGTAAAAGTGAAAATTTAAAAGGGATCATCAGTGGCGGGCGTATTCCTGGATTTTCTCGTCAACGCAAAAAATATGCCACAGCCGATGATTATGTCAATGCCGTGATTAATAAAGAAATAAAAGACAAAACTTTATCCTTTCAACTACGCAATGGATTTGAATGTATTGGGGTGCTAAAAAATTATTTACCTTCTGATAAAGAATCTGCCGGTTTTGCAAGCCATATTATTTGGCATAATCAAGATCGGGTAGAATCCGATCTCAAGCAATCTCGCAAAGTACGAGGGCGCTCAGTCGATACTATTCGCATTAGTTGTGTTCAATATAAACAGCGCGCGGTGCGTTCCTTTGCTGAATTTGCTCAACACGTGGAATATTTTGTAGATGTGGTTGCCGATTACTACGCCGATTTTGTTTTATTCCCCGAATTATTTACCCTGCAATTATTATCAATTGAAAATCAAAAATTAAAACCGGAAGAATCAATTATCACATTAACAAACTATACCGAACAATTTAAAAGTATGATGACGCAATTAGCCGTCAGTTATAATATCAATATTATTGGCGGCTCACATCCGACTAAAATTGGGGAAGATATTTATAATATTTCTTATGTATTTTTGCGCGATGGCTCAATCTACGAACAAGCGAAAATTCATCCGACTCCCAACGAACGCTATTGGTGGAATGTTAAAGGCGCTAATCAATTAGTGGCTATTCCAACCGACTGCGGCACTATTGGGGTGTTAATTTGCTATGATTCTGAATTTCCAGAATTAGGCCGTCATTTAATAAATCAAGGCGCGCGAATTCTCTTTATTCCATTTTGCACAGATGAACGGCAAAGTTATTTGCGCGTGCGGTATTGTGCGCAAGCACGCGCCGTAGAAAATCAATGTTACGTTGCTATGGCAGGCAATGTCGGGAATTTGCCTGGCGTTGAAAACATGGATATTCAATATGCGCAGAGTTGTATTTTAACACCATGCGATTTTCCTTTTTCGCGCGATGGTATTGCCGCGGATACCACCCCCAACGTGGAAATGGTTTCTTTTGCGGATTTAAGTTTAAAATCGTTGGATATTGCCCGTGCCAATGGTACAGTGTTAAATTTAAAAGATAGACGAAATGATCTATACCAAGTAACCTGGAAACATCTGGCAAAAAGCTGA
- a CDS encoding amidase has protein sequence MIDLTAYDGLGIAELIRDKILSAEEVLQATILQCEKINPRINAISQKLYDFAYQSLKKYQPESIFAGVPCLLKDLSMDLQGYPTSSGNPFFATQPAPVTSHIVKRYLEAGFIILGKTNVPEFGIHWTTESTFLGVCRNPWDVSLSAGGSSGGSAAAVASGMVTIASASDAGGSIRVPAALCGCLGLKPSRGRISFSPHPDKGWHQISVLHAITRSVRDSAALLDIACGNQPGDKFLLDSPAISFSQQLTLPLKPLKIAVDPQSPLGGKVSPICQQALINAVNKLLTHGHHIEEAQLSYPHFTTMEARFTLTAKALAKSFIEYGIKESMVEPLSWEFAQYGSTLTMQEFFQAAQEIEAASHTVHDFFKDYDIYLTPMLAAPQLKLNELIYQHGDPLAFYRDITYSFTPFTLLANNSGIPAISVPIFLEDYPTPLAVQLMSGIGQEGKLLQLALQLAEQQPWPGAGRS, from the coding sequence ATGATTGATTTAACGGCTTACGATGGTTTAGGTATTGCAGAATTAATTCGCGATAAAATTCTTTCTGCTGAAGAAGTATTGCAAGCTACTATTCTGCAATGTGAAAAAATTAATCCTCGTATTAATGCCATTTCACAAAAACTCTATGATTTTGCTTATCAATCGTTAAAAAAATATCAACCGGAAAGTATATTTGCTGGCGTGCCGTGTTTATTAAAAGATTTAAGCATGGATTTGCAAGGTTATCCGACGTCAAGTGGTAATCCATTTTTTGCTACTCAACCTGCACCAGTCACCAGCCATATCGTTAAACGTTATCTTGAGGCGGGATTCATTATTTTAGGTAAAACCAATGTTCCTGAATTTGGAATTCACTGGACGACGGAATCCACTTTTTTAGGCGTTTGTCGTAATCCGTGGGATGTATCATTAAGTGCAGGCGGATCGTCTGGAGGTAGTGCCGCGGCTGTCGCAAGTGGGATGGTAACGATTGCCAGTGCTTCCGATGCCGGAGGTTCGATTCGTGTGCCTGCTGCTTTGTGTGGGTGTTTGGGATTAAAACCGTCGCGCGGACGCATCAGCTTTTCTCCTCACCCTGATAAAGGTTGGCATCAAATTTCAGTATTACATGCAATTACGCGCAGTGTTCGCGATAGTGCTGCATTATTAGATATTGCCTGCGGTAATCAACCCGGAGATAAATTTTTATTAGATTCTCCAGCGATATCCTTTTCGCAACAATTAACGTTACCGCTAAAACCGTTAAAAATTGCTGTCGATCCTCAATCACCTTTAGGCGGAAAAGTCAGTCCTATCTGTCAACAAGCACTCATCAATGCGGTCAACAAATTATTAACTCATGGACATCATATTGAAGAAGCACAGTTAAGTTATCCGCATTTTACAACAATGGAAGCCCGTTTCACGCTAACAGCAAAAGCATTGGCGAAGAGTTTTATTGAATATGGAATCAAGGAATCGATGGTTGAACCCTTGTCCTGGGAATTTGCTCAATATGGCTCAACACTTACTATGCAGGAATTTTTCCAAGCAGCGCAAGAGATTGAAGCGGCCAGTCACACCGTGCATGATTTTTTTAAGGATTACGATATTTATCTCACGCCTATGCTCGCTGCACCACAATTAAAATTAAATGAACTAATTTATCAGCATGGCGATCCTTTAGCATTTTATCGTGACATTACCTATTCTTTTACGCCGTTTACTCTGCTGGCGAATAATAGCGGGATCCCAGCTATTTCCGTGCCGATTTTTTTAGAAGATTATCCCACCCCGCTAGCCGTACAATTGATGAGTGGCATAGGGCAGGAAGGAAAATTATTACAATTAGCGTTGCAATTAGCAGAACAGCAACCGTGGCCTGGTGCGGGTAGAAGTTAA
- the rfaD gene encoding ADP-glyceromanno-heptose 6-epimerase: MIIVTGGAGFIGSNLVKALNQRGRTDILVVDDLSDAIKYHNIVDCDIYDYIDKNAFLELCLSQNPLPFDIDVIFHQGACSDTTNWDGLAMMETNYEFSKALLHMALDDQIPFIYASSAATYGMSQHFTPNLSQERPLNFYGYTKLLFDRYVNQLAENVESQIVGLRYFNVYGAREDHKKHMCSAIRHFYNQLMSENKITIFSCENCAPGEQQRDFITVEDVIKVNLWCWDNPKVSGLFNCGSGVATPFNHIAQQLIHCKGQGEIDYKPLPEKLRGCYQTFTQADMSALRAAGFKETFIAIEQGIRDYFDFLQQQK, encoded by the coding sequence ATGATTATTGTAACGGGCGGTGCGGGATTTATTGGCAGTAATCTAGTAAAAGCACTCAATCAGCGCGGACGTACGGATATTTTAGTCGTAGACGATTTAAGTGATGCCATTAAATATCACAATATTGTCGATTGTGATATTTATGATTATATCGATAAAAACGCTTTTCTCGAATTATGTTTAAGTCAAAATCCTTTACCCTTCGATATCGATGTGATTTTTCATCAAGGTGCGTGTTCTGATACCACCAATTGGGATGGCCTAGCCATGATGGAAACCAATTACGAATTTTCTAAAGCCCTTTTACATATGGCGCTGGATGATCAGATCCCCTTTATTTACGCATCCAGTGCGGCAACGTATGGCATGTCTCAACATTTTACTCCGAATTTATCCCAAGAACGCCCATTAAATTTTTATGGCTACACCAAACTATTATTTGATCGTTATGTGAATCAATTGGCGGAGAATGTCGAAAGCCAAATTGTTGGTTTGAGATATTTTAATGTCTATGGCGCACGCGAAGATCATAAAAAACATATGTGCAGTGCTATTCGTCATTTTTACAATCAATTAATGAGCGAAAATAAAATTACTATTTTTTCTTGTGAAAATTGTGCGCCTGGCGAACAACAACGTGATTTTATTACCGTAGAAGATGTCATTAAAGTTAATTTATGGTGTTGGGACAATCCCAAAGTCAGTGGTTTATTTAATTGTGGTAGTGGTGTTGCTACACCATTTAATCATATTGCGCAACAATTAATTCATTGCAAAGGACAAGGTGAAATTGACTATAAACCCTTGCCGGAAAAATTGCGCGGATGTTATCAAACCTTTACCCAAGCAGACATGAGTGCTTTAAGAGCGGCAGGTTTTAAAGAAACGTTTATTGCAATCGAACAAGGCATTCGTGATTATTTTGATTTTTTGCAGCAGCAAAAATAG